From Candidatus Deferrimicrobiaceae bacterium, the proteins below share one genomic window:
- the gspK gene encoding type II secretion system minor pseudopilin GspK — translation MRARRAGDRGVALLITLLILVLIVTLVWEVFRVGARAAQTGAYGRDSIRAELVGEAGVAAARIALREDAGNNDYDTLDEVWSRPVPPIDLGEGTIHIVVEDEERKIHLNRLVLPNGNAPDDQRLAVFRRLLEILEIDPSLADAVVDWLDNDDTPRVGGAESPYYLSLPFPYKAKNDFFDTVDELRLVRGMTPEAFEKLRPFVTLYSSGKVNLNTAPKQILLALSAGQDAAEAGEITEATADQIIEDRKVNPFRKIEEIGNVSPFLLDLYKKTRIRDLMDTRSTAFHVRSSGEFAGTVRTIDSVGIRSGKTIQWRYWRVE, via the coding sequence ATGAGGGCGCGGAGGGCCGGCGACCGGGGGGTGGCCCTTCTCATCACCTTGTTGATCCTCGTGCTGATCGTCACCCTGGTGTGGGAGGTCTTCCGGGTCGGAGCGCGAGCGGCGCAGACGGGGGCATACGGCCGCGACTCCATCCGCGCGGAGCTCGTGGGGGAGGCGGGCGTCGCGGCGGCCCGGATCGCCCTTCGGGAAGACGCGGGGAACAACGATTACGATACCCTCGACGAGGTCTGGTCGAGACCGGTCCCCCCCATCGACCTGGGCGAGGGAACGATCCACATCGTGGTGGAGGACGAGGAGCGGAAGATCCACCTGAACCGCCTCGTGCTTCCCAACGGGAACGCGCCCGACGACCAGAGGCTCGCCGTCTTCCGGAGGCTTCTCGAGATCCTCGAGATCGACCCGTCGCTCGCGGACGCCGTCGTCGACTGGCTCGACAACGACGATACGCCCCGCGTGGGGGGCGCTGAAAGCCCCTACTACCTCTCCCTCCCCTTCCCCTACAAGGCGAAGAACGATTTCTTCGACACCGTCGACGAACTTCGTCTCGTCCGGGGAATGACCCCGGAGGCGTTCGAGAAGCTGCGGCCGTTCGTCACCCTCTATTCCTCGGGGAAGGTCAACCTCAACACGGCCCCGAAGCAGATCCTCCTCGCTCTTTCCGCGGGGCAGGACGCGGCCGAGGCCGGGGAGATCACCGAGGCGACGGCCGACCAGATCATCGAGGACCGGAAAGTGAATCCCTTCCGGAAGATCGAGGAGATCGGGAACGTGAGCCCGTTCCTTCTTGATCTGTACAAGAAGACACGGATCCGCGACCTCATGGACACCCGGTCGACCGCCTTCCACGTGCGTTCCTCGGGGGAGTTCGCCGGAACGGTCCGGACGATCGATTCCGTCGGGATCCGGTCCGGAAAAACTATACAATGGCGGTACTGGAGAGTAGAATAA
- the gspG gene encoding type II secretion system major pseudopilin GspG, which yields MVRMPSGRNRMRDRAGFTLLEIMVVIVILGLLAALVVPRLIGRTEEAKRTQTRLQIKNIEQALQLFKLDNGFYPATEQGLEALVRAPETGRVPKNYRKGGYLDRVPKDPWANNYVYVSPGSHGDYDISSYGADNVPGGEGEDADINSWDAP from the coding sequence ATGGTACGGATGCCGAGCGGAAGGAACCGGATGCGCGACCGCGCCGGGTTCACCCTTCTGGAAATCATGGTCGTCATCGTCATTCTGGGGCTCCTCGCGGCTCTCGTGGTCCCCAGGCTGATCGGGCGGACGGAGGAGGCGAAGCGGACCCAGACCCGTCTCCAGATCAAGAACATCGAGCAGGCCCTGCAGCTTTTCAAACTCGACAACGGCTTCTACCCCGCCACGGAGCAGGGGCTCGAGGCCCTCGTGCGGGCCCCCGAAACCGGCAGGGTCCCGAAGAATTACCGGAAGGGAGGGTACCTCGACCGGGTGCCGAAAGACCCCTGGGCCAACAATTACGTGTATGTCTCCCCCGGCTCTCACGGGGACTACGACATAAGCTCCTACGGGGCGGACAATGTCCCCGGCGGGGAAGGCGAGGATGCGGACATCAACTCCTGGGACGCGCCGTAG
- a CDS encoding type II secretion system protein GspJ, with protein MSRTAGRRGFTLVEVLLTLAIFSVVLLLLLSSFTGVERAREILSDRYRDFRQLRMSIDRLGADIQGAFSSDGNEATALSCHEDTFSGKPAATLVFTAFVLPEQGGPRPADGIVKLRYFPKLGREGKFLELYREESSLPLIENKIPTREIRIADRLLGFRMEFFDGSAWTKEWPSGGRKKTALPRKVAIILTSSSGEEYRRVVPLPLAGTEAAIPFSGRRAGAKQ; from the coding sequence ATGAGCAGGACGGCAGGCAGACGCGGCTTCACCCTCGTGGAAGTCCTTCTCACGCTGGCGATCTTCTCCGTGGTCCTCCTCTTGCTCCTCTCCTCCTTCACGGGGGTGGAGCGCGCCCGGGAGATCCTCTCGGACAGGTACCGGGATTTCCGGCAGCTGAGAATGAGCATCGACCGGCTCGGGGCGGACATCCAGGGTGCGTTCTCCTCCGACGGCAACGAGGCGACGGCGCTTTCCTGCCACGAGGACACCTTTTCGGGGAAGCCCGCCGCCACCCTGGTCTTCACCGCCTTCGTGCTTCCGGAGCAGGGCGGACCGCGCCCTGCGGACGGCATCGTAAAACTCCGGTACTTCCCGAAACTCGGCCGGGAGGGCAAGTTCCTCGAGCTCTACCGCGAGGAGTCCTCCCTCCCCCTGATCGAGAACAAGATCCCCACGCGGGAGATCCGGATAGCGGACCGGCTTTTGGGCTTCCGGATGGAGTTCTTCGACGGGAGCGCGTGGACGAAGGAGTGGCCGTCGGGCGGCCGGAAAAAGACCGCGCTGCCCCGCAAGGTGGCCATCATCCTCACCTCCTCGTCCGGCGAGGAGTACCGTCGGGTCGTTCCCCTCCCTCTCGCGGGGACGGAGGCGGCGATCCCGTTTTCGGGAAGGCGGGCGGGGGCAAAGCAATGA
- a CDS encoding prepilin-type N-terminal cleavage/methylation domain-containing protein, with protein sequence MRRRAASPDGFTLLEVLVSLAILSATLIMAYQVTSAAISAGERSEAWTTASLLGEEKLREVIETFPEIQETEGKFPSPHEGYSFRLAVKQALHADAREVVLAVSWKTGGTVESITLSGLAVR encoded by the coding sequence ATGCGTAGAAGAGCCGCCTCCCCGGATGGCTTCACGCTCCTCGAGGTCCTCGTGTCCCTGGCGATCCTCTCCGCCACGCTCATCATGGCGTACCAGGTCACCTCCGCGGCCATTTCCGCGGGGGAGAGATCGGAAGCGTGGACGACGGCATCCCTCCTGGGCGAGGAGAAGCTTCGGGAAGTCATCGAAACGTTCCCGGAGATCCAGGAAACGGAAGGGAAATTCCCCTCTCCCCACGAGGGGTACTCGTTCCGGCTGGCCGTCAAGCAGGCCCTCCACGCCGACGCCCGGGAGGTGGTCCTCGCCGTGTCCTGGAAGACGGGCGGAACCGTGGAATCGATCACCCTGTCGGGGCTGGCGGTGCGATGA
- a CDS encoding prepilin-type N-terminal cleavage/methylation domain-containing protein, whose amino-acid sequence MRTSTPGTRRSPGFTFIELSIVLFVLGLLLWLVVPRISSVAGPSRDTVFREIAAGSEAAFDTALFEKREVRLVIDPSAGTYRFRTMEEQRALPAPRGLSEGLTITGVRIEGEDRPPDIVTEIRYLPGGKIPAFRIFFRESGGGANPPEWTLRVNPTDGSVDILEGNVTVDA is encoded by the coding sequence ATGCGGACATCAACTCCTGGGACGCGCCGTAGCCCGGGCTTCACGTTCATCGAGCTGTCGATCGTCCTCTTCGTGCTGGGGCTGCTGCTCTGGCTCGTCGTCCCCCGCATCTCTTCCGTCGCCGGCCCCAGCCGCGACACCGTGTTCCGGGAGATCGCCGCCGGTTCCGAAGCGGCATTCGACACGGCCCTCTTCGAAAAACGGGAGGTCCGCCTCGTCATCGACCCGTCCGCCGGGACCTACCGGTTCCGCACCATGGAGGAACAAAGGGCCTTGCCGGCGCCCCGCGGGCTGTCGGAGGGCCTGACGATCACGGGGGTCCGGATCGAGGGGGAGGACCGCCCTCCCGACATCGTCACCGAGATCCGCTACCTCCCCGGCGGGAAGATCCCCGCCTTCCGGATCTTCTTCCGCGAATCCGGCGGGGGCGCGAATCCCCCCGAGTGGACCCTCCGGGTGAACCCCACGGACGGTTCGGTCGACATCCTCGAAGGGAACGTCACGGTCGATGCGTAG